From one Phycodurus eques isolate BA_2022a chromosome 6, UOR_Pequ_1.1, whole genome shotgun sequence genomic stretch:
- the pecam1b gene encoding platelet endothelial cell adhesion molecule isoform X8: protein MMDQFLLLLTCMLVSNYLHPWRGADAQSRFTIRDISISLEPGSDVMRGTNVTVRCQALVSSSGTGPLSREYTIYKDGITMYTKTTSSSDDLLYLLPDARVSNTGKYKCKISIEGKKVNSEAKKLTVTGLSAPLLHLNNAVISEGEELTARCTAPGETGSIIFYFYDDAKEILEDRVNSNLSEVKLHFSSIGIHKMYCYYTVLVTPLVVESDKSNTVAVSVKELSIMPVLDIFPSNNIYEGDRLDIMCTIRDLVPDVHGNVHLYLSHGTQLLSRGNANVNHSMIALAKDSEEFECRLEMENVVKVDTKRILVTDLFSVPTLTMSPSQVFQREYMTLNCKSDSFASERLRREELTYTLDPPESLLIPKSTGVFFGKALLYDFNYTCIAQAKGIRKYSKLLTVHPKVTVSTPRISLVGRAVLGRPFKVLCQSDIGSLPINYTLLKEYEQLSTASVKMPFEQALFTITINQPGEISKFMCEAKNSQKEAPLSKRLDATVVVPLSHPTLTVIPVLPEIAEGDHLFLICGVKGTPPITFKWYRDGTNNPVFTTTSDKNNTDYQIQGLAKHDSGTYYCEAINHANNVVRSAPVMIEVRLALWKKAVIVGFCLLVVSVLVVVFVLCFRCKRGKREAAAELSVLRALNQMTL from the exons ATGATGGACCAATTTCTGCTTCTGTTAACCTGCATGCTTGTATCTAACT ACCTACATCCATGGAGAGGGGCCGATGCGCAATCGA GGTTCACTATAAGAGACATCAGCATTTCTCTTGAGCCCGGGTCCGATGTGATGCGGGGCACCAACGTGACTGTGCGGTGTCAGGCATTGGTCAGCAGCTCGGGCACGGGGCCGCTAAGTCGCGAGTACACGATCTACAAGGACGGCATCACAATGTACACAAAGACCACCAGCAGCTCAGACGACCTCCTGTACCTCCTCCCTGACGCCAGAGTGTCCAACACgggcaaatacaaatgtaagaTCAGCATTGAAGGCAAGAAGGTGAACAGCGAGGCCAAAAAACTCACAGTCACAG GTCTATCTGCACCCCTTCTTCATTTGAACAACGCTGTTATCAGTGAGGGGGAGGAACTAACAGCCAGGTGTACCGCGCCTGGAGAGACAGGTTCTATCATTTTCTACTTCTATGACGACGCCAAGGAGATCCTGGAGGACAGGGTCAACTCCAACCTGTCCGAAGTCAAGCTTCACTTCAGCAGCATCGGCATCCACAAGATGTACTGTTACTACACTGTCCTGGTGACCCCGCTCGTCGTCGAGTCTGACAAAAGCAACACTGTCGCCGTTTCGGTCAAAG AGCTTTCCATCATGCCAGTTTTGGACATTTTTCCTTCCAACAATATCTACGAAGGAGACAGACTTGACATTATGTGCACCATCAGAGACCTCGTGCCCGACGTGCACGGAAATGTTCACCTCTACCTGAGCCATGGGACCCAGCTTCTCAGCAGGGGGAACGCCAATGTCAACCACAGCATGATCGCATTGGCTAAGGACTCTGAGGAGTTTGAGTGCAGACTGGAGATGGAAAATGTCGTGAAAGTCGACACAAAAAGGATTTTGGTGACTG ACCTCTTTTCAGTGCCCACTCTTACCATGTCTCCAAGCCAAGTCTTTCAAAGGGAATACATGACTCTGAACTGCAAAAGTGACAGCTTCGCTTCAGAGAGGCTCCGCAGGGAAGAATTGACTTACACTTTGGATCCGCCAGAGAGCCTCTTGATCCCAAAGAGCACTGGAGTGTTTTTTGGAAAAGCGCTGCTCTACGATTTCAACTACACCTGCATCGCTCAAGCCAAGGGCATCAGGAAATACAGTAAACTTTTGACGGTCCATCCTAAAG TAACCGTGTCAACACCAAGGATCTCGTTGGTTGGCAGGGCGGTGCTGGGGCGTCCCTTTAAGGTCCTGTGTCAGTCAGACATAGGCAGCCTGCCCATAAACTACACTTTGCTGAAGGAGTACGAGCAGCTGAGCACGGCCAGTGTCAAAATGCCTTTTGAACAGGCTCTGTTCACCATAACAATCAACCAGCCTGGAGAAATAAGCAAGTTCATGTGTGAGGCCAAGAACAGTCAGAAAGAAGCGCCGCTCAGCAAAAGACTGGATGCTACTGTTGTTG TGCCGCTGTCTCATCCGACGCTCACGGTTATCCCCGTCTTGCCGGAAATTGCAGAGGGGGATCATCTTTTCCTGATCTGTGGGGTGAAAGGCACCCCACCCATCACATTTAAGTGGTATCGCGATGGCACCAACAACCCAGTCTTCACCACCACCTCAGACAAGAACAATACAGACTACCAGATTCAAGGTCTGGCCAAACATGACAGTGGCACCTACTACTGTGAGGCCATCAATCACGCCAACAATGTGGTCCGCAGCGCACCGGTCATGATAGAGG TGCGCCTGGCCCTATGGAAAAAAGCGGTGATCGTGGGCTTCTGTCTGCTGGTGGTGTcggtgctggtggtggtgtTTGTGCTGTGCTTCAGGTGCAAGAGAG GTAAAAGGGAAGCAGCTGCTGAATTGTCAGT CCTTCGAGCCCTAAATCAGATGACTCTTTAA